The following are encoded in a window of Acropora muricata isolate sample 2 chromosome 6, ASM3666990v1, whole genome shotgun sequence genomic DNA:
- the LOC136919983 gene encoding RNA demethylase ALKBH5-like codes for MAGNAGNEKKSYSDLREKLNKNSASQKDNSWESRKRKRDQISSSLYHYSTYDRDVELQKVQQGIRQRVLFDKEECQEIEHKIDEIVHLANRGTYKKRTVDRAPLRVKYFFGEGYTYGKQLAERGPGQERLFPQGEVDEIPEWISELVVSRLEKAGIVPKGFVNSAVINDYQPGGCIVSHIDPPHIFDRPIVSCSFFSESSLSFGCKFTFKPIRTSPPVLTLPLPRGCVTTLSGYAADDITHCIRPQDVKARRAVIIVRRVYPDAPRLEPSITENGAQKREDNSDPESDEQDENGPSLAKRKRVVLKRNFRRPILESKEHSE; via the exons ATGGCGGGCAACGCaggaaatgagaaaaagagctattCCGACTTGAGAGAAAAGCTCAACAAGAATTCTGCATCTCAAAAAGATAATAGTTGGGAAAGCAGAAAACGCAAACGTGATCAAATTTCCAGTTCCCTCTACCATTACTCCACGTATGATAGGGACGTGGAGTTGCAGAAAGTTCAACAAGGAATTCGTCAGCGGGTCTTGTTCGACAAAGAAGAATGCCAAGAAATTGAGCACAAAATCGACGAAATCGTCCACCTTGCAAACAGAGGTACCTATAAGAAAAGAACAGTTGACAGAGCTCCTTTACGAGTTAAATATTTCTTCGGCGAGGGCTACACGTACGGAAAGCAGTTAGCAGAAAGGGGTCCCGGACAAGAAAGACTCTTTCCTCAAGGTGAAGTAGACGAAATTCCCGAGTGGATCTCCGAGTTGGTTGTTTCGCGTCTTGAAAAGGCCGGAATTGTGCCTAAAGGCTTCGTGAACAGTGCAGTTATTAATGACTATCAGCCAGGAGGCTGTATAGTTTCACACATCGACCCTCCGCACATCTTCGATAGGCCTATCGTCTCTTGTTCGTTTTTTAGCGAGTCGTCTTTGAGTTTCGGATGCAAGTTCACATTTAAACCTATTCGAACGTCACCGCCAGTCTTAACTTTGCCGCTTCCTCGTGGTTGTGTTACAACTTTAAG TGGTTATGCTGCAGATGATATTACACACTGCATAAGGCCACAAGACGTGAAGGCAAGGCGGGCTGTTATCATTGTCAGAAG GGTTTATCCAGATGCACCAAGACTTGAACCATCTATAACAGAAAATGGTGCTCAAAAGCGAGAAGACAACAGTGACCCAGAGAGTGATGAGCAAGATGAAAATGGACCATCACTTGCCAAGAGAAAACGAGTGGTTTTGAAGAGAAACTTCAGGCGGCCTATCCTGGAATCGAAGGAACATTCTGAATAA